Proteins from one Anastrepha obliqua isolate idAnaObli1 chromosome 2, idAnaObli1_1.0, whole genome shotgun sequence genomic window:
- the LOC129238836 gene encoding transcription factor btd yields MIDDACNYLNPYASATLSAAAAASMPSIGSSYHNPQQQHQQPQPGAATTSTAVAAIATSGTPPLTHISALAGPRSNNASSNTRFGDFASNASNFASLYGQITSTAATTPAACGAFPMKMEMQNPPQLSSTGTPSPISSNHSGPSSASVSPTSIFPSPAQSFASISSSPPASATSSSVSPLSGSPTAAHTAAIAAHTSAAAAASAAYSWNTYSTAAALPTRTHIPAYAQYATDYYGNVGMSATAASAATANAWFTHPDRLYQPWPSQAYANFNFDELAYHTQLHRRSVRCSCPNCRNEMAGLAPIVGPDERGRKQHLCDIRGCGRVYGKASHLKTHMRWHTGERPFLCLTCGKRFSRSDELQRHGRTHTNYRPYSCQICSKKFSRSDHLSKHNKTHFKDKKSKKALAAEAKQQASTSKQEEVKEVNKENTASSSAGSLNSTTPSVVRQSNVASTTNATSTTSTTTTNNKNATIASRSNTHSTTAASRLAASTSTATQLQLKTEQTEPPNGYNPYTNLYHQSSSLFQHAQPLVGSGVYPNGLQQHVVAQQRQQQQQQAAASASASASSLSLASPLFGSAPFDLWSSNAGHQQQQQQQQQQQEQQLSRSAILQQEQSVQGSTASNNINTTSTAATSNLQQQQQQQQTQKQQHQQRQQQQQLQSSLSASAVNSRHYAALAMQSESQLAAEYGLTISSPGNSNDAISPVTHHSHPTTTAPNAATYPGLLQMKSEYISYPDFSVNSGYGNGGALYHHAPNPWATTAGY; encoded by the exons ATGATAGACGATGCCTGTAATTATTTGAATCCTTATGCGAGCGCAACGCTttccgccgccgccgccgccagtATGCCGTCTATCGGTAGCAGTTATCATAATCCCCAGCAGCAACATCAACAGCCACAGCCTGGAGCAGCCACTACATCAACTGCCGTCGCTGCAATTGCCACTAGTGGGACACCACCACTTACACATATTTCCGCATTAGCAGGCCCACGAAGCAATAATGCCAGCAGTAACACTCGCTTTGGTGACTTCGCAAGCAACGCAAGCAATTTCGCTTCGCTTTATGGTCAGATAACCTCAACAGCAGCAACGACGCCAGCTGCATGTGGCGCATTTCCCATGAAGATGGAAATGCAGAATCCGCCGCAATTATCTTCGACAGGAACCCCATCACCCATCTCGAGTAATCACTCGGGGCCCTCATCGGCGTCCGTTTCACCAACTAGCATATTTCCATCGCCCGCCCAGTCATTTGCTTCGATTTCCTCGAGTCCGCCTGCATCGGCAACCTCATCGTCGGTGTCGCCACTTTCCGGCTCACCTACCGCCGCTCATACAGCGGCTATTGCCGCACATACAAGCGCAGCAGCTGCTGCAAGTGCCGCCTACTCGTGGAACACCTACTCGACTGCAGCAGCTTTGCCCACTCG CACCCATATTCCTGCTTATGCGCAATACGCTACGGATTATTACGGCAATGTGGGTATGTCAGCTACGGCTGCTTCGGCTGCAACGGCCAATGCTTGGTTTACACATCCGGATCGGCTTTATCAGCCTTGGCCAAGCCAGGCGTACgcgaattttaattttgacgAACTTGCCTACCATACACAACTACATCGGCGGTCGGTGCGTTGCTCGTGTCCCAATTGCCGAAATGAAATGGCCGGTCTGGCTCCTATTGTAGGTCCTGATGAACGTGGCAGGAAACAACATCTCTGCGATATACGCGGCTGTGGGCGTGTCTACGGCAAGGCATCGCATTTGAAGACCCACATGCGTTGGCATACCGGAGAGCGTCCGTTCTTATGTCTGACGTGTGGCAAGCGCTTTTCACGCTCCGATGAGCTGCAGCGCCACGGACGCACACATACCAATTATCGTCCATACTCATGCCAAATTTGTTCGAAGAAATTTTCACGTAGCGATCATTTAAGTAAACACAATAAAACCCATTTTAAGGACAAGAAAAGTAAGAAGGCGCTCGCGGCAGAAGCCAAACAGCAGGCATCCACTTCGAAACAGGAGGAGGTAAAAGAAGTAAATAAGGAGAATACAGCATCGTCGAGTGCCGGTAGTTTGAATAGTACAACACCGTCTGTGGTGCGTCAGTCCAATGTTGCGTCGACTACCAACGCCACCTCAACTACTTCGACCACCActaccaacaacaaaaatgcgaCCATCGCATCGAGGTCGAATACGCATTCTACGACAGCCGCGTCTCGTCTTGCTGCGTCCACTTCAACTGCGACACAATTGCAATTGAAAACCGAGCAAACGGAACCTCCAAACGGTTACAACCCTTACACCAATCTGTACCACCAGAGCTCATCGCTCTTCCAACACGCGCAACCTCTTGTTGGCTCTGGCGTCTACCCCAATGGTTTGCAGCAGCATGTCGTGGCTCAACaacgtcaacaacaacaacaacaggcagCCGCATCCGCATCCGCATCCGCCTCCTCCTTATCCTTAGCTTCCCCCTTGTTCGGCAGCGCTCCGTTTGATTTGTGGAGCAGCAATGCTGgtcatcagcagcagcagcagcagcagcaacaacaacaagaacagcaACTTAGTCGCAGTGCCATATTACAGCAGGAACAGTCAGTGCAAGGCAGTACCGCCAGCAACAATATCAATACTACCTCAACAGCCGCAACATCTAACctccagcagcagcagcagcagcagcagacacaaaaacagcaacatcagcagcgccagcagcaacaacaattgcaatcGAGCTTATCCGCCTCGGCGGTGAATAGTCGACATTATGCCGCGCTCGCCATGCAAAGTGAATCTCAGTTAGCCGCTGAGTATGGGCTAACCATCAGCTCGCCCGGTAATTCCAACGACGCCATTTCACCAGTGACTCATCATTCACACCCCACGACAACCGCTCCAAACGCCGCAACCTATCCTGGTTTGCTGCAAATGAAATCGGAATACATCAGTTACCCTGACTTCAGCGTCAATTCGGGCTATGGAAACGGTGGTGCTCTTTATCATCATGCGCCCAATCCTTGGGCGACCACAGCCGGGTATTAG